The following DNA comes from Xiphias gladius isolate SHS-SW01 ecotype Sanya breed wild chromosome 10, ASM1685928v1, whole genome shotgun sequence.
atataTATGTCAATAATGAGTGCCACAATTGGAAATATAGTTCTGTCAGACAATGCACCTGTGGATTAAGTCCTTGTCTCGTCAGAGAATGTAAAAAAGACGTTACGACTGCAGTTCAATAATTCAGTGTTAAATCAGGAAAAATCATGCACACTTACTAAGTCAGCAGTCCAAGgatttttggtgaaaaatgAGGGCTCCATCAATGAAAATGGTATAATATGGGATGAATTTAAAAGCCTATCCAAGAGGACGTCTCATCCAGCATagttctcattaaaaaaaaggaagatgctGAGattaaaattgaacaaaaacTTTAAGAATCTTGAAAGACACCGTgtagaaaacagaaatctgaaaaatatattaCTTAAGAAAACTGAATTTCGATTTTTTTGCACAAGGCAGAACACTATGGACAATGTGTAAAAAGCTGGGAAGGTATTGGCACATAGAGTAAAGCAACTTCTAACAAAGATGTTGATTCCCTTTATATTTAATAAGGACAATAAACTTAATGAAcagtttgaataaataataaatttagaTTATTCTATCAAGAGCTGTACACGTCTGAAGGAACAGTAGAGGAGGCAGCACtggaagaatttttttttgtctattgaGCTTTCAACCTTAATAGAAGCCCAGAGGGGGTTACTAGATGGGAATATTTCTCTTGATGAAGTGAGAAAAGCAATTTATAGACTGGAATTAGGTACAGCCCCAGGGAATGTTGGGTTTACGGTCGATTTTTATAGGAGATTCCAGGGAGAGCTTATTTCAAGACTACAAGTTGTCTACCAAGATTACTTGGTGGGGTAGGTTGGGGTAGACTTCCTAAAAGTATGAGATCAGCTGTTATCACCCTTCAACGTAATATAGGAAAAGATCCCGAACAGTGTGACAATTACCGACTAACATCTCTGATTATTGGTGGTGAAAAAATATTGGCAAAAACATAGCAACTAGGTTAGAAAAGGTGATTTCATCACTTATTCACTCAGATCAGCTAGGGTTTATGAAGCGAAGAAATGCATATTATCATACGAGGACTCCTACATATCGCCCTCTCTTTAGATGCCAAATAGGAATTTGACAATGTAAAGCTataatttttattctttacatAAGAGAAATTTGGGTTTGGTCCACTGTTTATGCAATAGGTTAAATGAATGTACACAGCATCACAACCCAATGTTTTGACAAATGGGATAATGTCCCCTCCCTTCAAACTAAGCCTTGGAACCTGACAGGGCTGGCTTCTATCACCTCTTTTCCTTGCAATCTTCCTTTAACCATGAGCTATCGCTTTGCggaataatataaatataactggAGTTAAGGCTGGTCAGGTAAAGCAAAAAATCTTCTTATATGCTGATGATTTATTATTGGTGCCTAGACACCCTGAGCTTGCAGTACCAGAAATCTGCTCTGTCATCAACTCTTTCTCCAAAGTATCAGGTTATACAATCAACTGGGCAAAATCATTACCTATGCATCTGGTGTTTGTCCTCCAGCTATGAGAACCAACAGGCAGTTTAGGTGGATGCCAGATGGCATTACATATCTTCAGATTAGATTAACACGTTGCTTACAGAAAATGATGGAAACTAATATCTTACCCATCCTTCAAATTATTCAGAGCATCTTCCAAAGTTGGGCCAAGATGAACATATCCCTATTAGGAAGAATTAATCTAGTAAAAATGATGACAGTCCcagaaataaatcacattttatacATGCTCCCCTTGTCCTTCCCATAATTATTACTTAAAAGACTCAATGCAATGGTGGAAAACTTCCTGTGGTCATGGAAAAGACAGTCTATTGTGTAAGGATGTTCCATAATGTCACGTCTGTGCACGTCCACCTCAAACGAATTGTTCCGGGAGTCCAGAAGCCACCACCCAGATTAGGGTAGAAAATATTGAGGTTTTTCTCAGTTAGGCAGTTGCTCTTTCGACAACTTGGTTTGCCTGCGTTTATTGTTAGTGCAAATAAACCAATGCGGATTGAATTGTACTCAGTCTCTGTGATTCATTTGTTGATAAAATCTCTAAGAGGCCTTTCACTATTGCCCTTGATGTATCATCCATATGTGAATCtgtgtgtatagaaaagcgctgtatgaatgtgcgtgtgaatgggtgaatgtggcagtagtctaaagtgctttgagtggttgatcagactagaaaagcactatctaagtgcagtccatttaccatttactgtatgtcaggtTGGTGGTACCTCACATATGCGtcagttttactttaaatagTCAATTGCTGTAGCCccgaacaaaaaacaaaaatccaccaCGTTAATTGGTGAGCCAGCTAGGTGGGCTCCGTGGGGATCCTTACCCACAGACTGAATCACCAGGAAAAGGTCGACCATAAAAGGTACAAAACCTGTTTCTTAAATTTTCTGCATTAGGGGTATATTCTGTCTGTGGAGGAAGGTGTAAGGGGAAACCCCTGGGATGATCTGAAGAAGGGTAATATAACACATATTGATGTAGGTTATTTTGGGTCTAAAACTGAAACATAGAATTTAAGAGGGAAGTTATTAGAGACCTTTGTGCATTCAAGAAGCATTTTTATTGCATGCCCAGTGAGAGTCTGAGTGAACGCAAGAAAAGACTTAACCAACAGTGTTATGTGCACAGGTTGAAAGAAATTCCTAGGATGAACTACTAAGTAAGATACTCTGATCTAGGTGAAAAGAATTAGCTTCAGTCTGCGAGAGTCTGCGGTACAAGAGAAGCGCAGGGCTATGGTCCAGACTGAATGCCTACTGATATCCCACTACAATGGGTCGTGAGAATGGTGATCTGAGCATTGTAGGGCTAGGTGTCCAGTAGTACAGTGCACAATAAGAAAAGTTCCCCAGGAGGAGGGATAATATGCCTTCTGATCAGAGAGAGGACAATtttagaagaaaatgtaaaaaatcagaataggatgaaataaaaggaaGCGATTATACtgttaaaaattgtattattcACAAGTGTCATTACCAGTTACCCTTCGATGGTAACGGACGCAAGGGAGTATTCCTGATGTTGCCATAAAACTGTTGTGTAACTCATTCAGTCAGAAGAAAAGGAAGCAATAGACAGATAGTACAAAAGGTAGTGAGGAAAAGTTGACATAACATCAGAGGAGGAACAGGGTGTAAAAACTGTGTTGCAACTAGTAGTGTTGTATCTGTGGGTAGCGGTACTGGTGTTAGCAGCATTATTATTGATGCACTGGCTAGTCAGATAATATTAGGAAAAATATGGGACGTGCACCGGTGGTAAAGATCCCCCTGCATGATTGTTGTAGTAGAGAAGAGTCAGTAATTGCTCGTATCACAGAAATTtcgtgtttttgattttgtttgctaTTTCACTATCCTTCTCATAGCTGCTACTGTATGGTGGAAATTGGAGCATAGGTTGTTAATACCACAAAGTCAATATGGACCAGGAGATAATACAATTTGCAACCAGAGGCGTACATACACATTTTTGGGACGACGGGTATTGGAGAGATTCAGCAGGTGTAGTGAGACAGCCAACCACCCCGTTTATAAGTTCACTGCTGTGGAGTATAAGCAAATGGCATAATAAAGATTTGCTAATCAAATATTTGCACCACAAGCACCACCACATGGAAACAGGAACCCATTTCTCTGCTGGCAGTGTGGACATCCTGGTCACATGAGAAGACATTGTCCTGAGCAACCAAAGGTAATCGTTAGCAAGGTGGAGTGAGGTATACCACACCAGGGCCCACCGTCACTACCACAACAATTGACATTGTTAGACAACATGTTGGACAGCCTGTGTCCCCAGGCTGGGGACAGGGCTACTATGGGTGCTCAGAGGAATCAGAGGGGGAGCATATGCTCAGGGTAAAGACTAGCACTCCACTGGAGGAGCCAACTGCCTACGTTCACATCAATGAAGGACCATCAACACCGTTTGTGGTAGATTCTCGTGCCACATACTCCAGTGTGGGTTTGAAAGATTGACTTCATCCTGTCTACGCATATGGCTACGCACACCATGTGTACTACTGGCTTCTTGGGGAATAGACAGGTATTATATATGACTTAGCCACAACAGCTTCCGTTGGGAAATCAAATCCTACATGCTCCACTCCTGTACTCACCAACAGCACCTTGTAACCCTTTTGGGACGTGAACTGTTGTGCAAGTTTCATGCGCGACTACATTGCAGTCACGTGGGACTTTATGTGACCTTTGATCACCAAGACACACATGCTCATCAGCTACTACAAGTGACTAATCCGCACACCCAAGGCCTCAGCACAGTGTACTGTCTAGAATTACAGCCAGATtctgacaaatgacaaattgtgGGAGGAAACCATGGAGGGGACAGAACATGACATACATATTACAGACATCTATTGTGGTCCTGTAGATGTGGCAACAGCAGCCAACCTCACACCTGAGCTCCTGTCATAGTGTTCAGTCACCCCAGATTTAGGTCCCATTGTTACAAGTATTTCACTAATGGTGGCAGCCCACCACCAACTAAAGGAAGTAGGGTCAATGATGGCCAAGGCCAATTCCTCGATGTGGATTCCCATAGATAACCCGTTTATTCATAAAACACCAAATGGAACTATCATTCACATTTCCATGGTAGCTTACGTTGCCACCAAGGCAGTAAAAGTCTATCTGGATATGTCTACCACAAACCAGATGACAGAAGTAACAGAGGACccaactacaacaacaaaaagtgaTAATGAAGAGGCATTACTGGACATAGTCCCCTACAAGCTATGGACCAAAAACCCAACTGAAGTGGGACTGGTGAAATCTACAGGACAAGTTCTCATTCAGCTAAAACCCAACGCTAAACTGCCTCGACGGAAGCAGTATCCACTCACTTCTGCTCAGATAGAACACATATGGGAGACTATCATTGGACTGATAACCACAGGTGTGTTGGAGGAAACTACAAGTCCCTGTAATACTAGTTTTCCCGTAAGAAAACCACATTCAGAGGAGTGGAAGTCGGTACATGATCTGCGTGCAATTACTGAGGTCCAAGCTTAAATCCCAAAAGTTCCTGACCCATCGTCTTTACTGTCAGGGGTTCCACTAGATACCAAGTATTACACGGTAATAGACTTGTGCTCTACATTCTTCAACATCCCACTGCATGCCTTGTCCCGCCACCTTTTTGCTTTCACATTTGGAGACCACCAGTATCAATACACTTGTCTCGCCCAAGGGTATTGTGTATCATCCTCAATCTTTAATCGATTGCTGGCCATGGACCTAGCCAATCTTGATGTTAAGTCCACCATGATTTAATACATTGATGACCTGCTGATCTGCAGTCTAATCCTGCAGCAATGCCATGCTGATTCACTTGCAGTTTTCACAATGTTAGCAAACCGTGTTCATAAATTTAGCAGGGACAAGTTGTAGTTTTGCAAGGAAAAAGTAAAGTATCTTGGCAGAGAGGTCACTTAGTAACACACGCTCCATAGCTAGAGACACTTAGGTGTTATCTGTAAAGCACCCAAACCTCAGAACGTAAAACATAGGCTATCATTTCTGGGGATGGCAGGGTACTCCTGCCCCTGGATTGCTGATTATGCATGTAAGACCTAAACACTGAGAGACTTGATCAAAACTGCAGTTCAAAATAAGCAAACACTCCTGCAGTGGACAGAGCAGGCTCATGGTGCCTCTGAGCACATCAGAACTGACTTGACAAGTGCACCTGCACTGGCAAATCCAGACTACGCTAAACCATTTCATCGGTTAGTCTCTGAGCAAGAAGGGTTTGCTAATTCAGAGCAGACACCACAGGTTTGTACCCACACGCAGCCCATAGCCTATTTCAGTACACAGCTTGATGCCACAGCACGAGTAATTTTTTTGCTACCGCTGCATACGCATACAAGGAGGTATCAGCTATAACTATGAGCCATCCTGTCACTCTCTACACCAGACATGCTTTGCATGCTCTTCTCACTACTCTGAGACATTACCAATGCTGAACGGTCAGGCTATAATGTAATATTATCAGCCAATGAATTTACAATCTCTTTCTGTAATATAGTTAATCATGGTGCGCGTCTAACATTACCCCACGAAGGTACACCCCATTATGGCACATTCTATCTCAAAGCACGATCAGATCTTTCTGCAGATCCCTTGCCCCATGCTCAGCTCACTATGTTTGTCGACAGCTGATGTTCTAAAACCAACAAAGGCCTCGTAGCAGGGTACACTGTTGTTAGTTCCACTGATGATCTGAACACTTGTGACACTCTGGTTTCTAAACCTTTGTATGCTCCTCCGTCTGCCCAGGCAACCAAACTATAACTTTGACTGCTGCCTGTCGTTTAGTTCAAGGTAAGGCATGTAACATTTACACAAATTCTTCATATGCATACGGTGTCTGCCATCTGAGTGGCACTATTTGGCAAAAGCGAAGTTTCATCAGAGCAGATGGCAAACGTGTCTCTCATGGCAAATTGGTAGCAGATCTGTTGCAAGCCATGACTTTACCTGCATCGTTGGTTGTTATTAAAAGtgcctctgttgttttttgatGCACATGGGCTGGTCTGTGTTGCAAGGGGGGAAGTATTAAGAATGTTAACAGCCTACTCAGTAAATGTGAAATCCGTGAAGAACATAACGATAGAAAACATCACACAGCACCTACAGGCCACATTCCGTCACCAGATGGCATATTGTTATTGACTTCATACAAAGTGTGAAAccaaacaacaagaaaaactaTGTGCTGGTCCTCGTAGATAGGTTCAGCCGATGGGTAGATGCTTGCCCAACTGCCAGAGCTGACACTATAGCTGTAGCAAAATTTTTGACAAGCAAGGTCATTCGTGGGTTGTGTGTTCCTGAGGAGATCAGTTCAGACAATAGCACCCACTTTGATACTGCAATCATGAAGAGAGTAGGACAGGCCTTAAGAATTTAACACAGGTTAGAATGTATTTCTCACCCGCAGCCACAAGGGATAGTGGAAAGAGCAAATGGAACATTGAAGCCAGAGCTAGCCAAGATCTGTAGGGAAACCAAAATGGATTGGCTGACTGCTTTGCTGCACTAATGAGCATGAGAATGCAAATTAACAGAGTAACCCATTTATTACCGCATGGAATTCTTACGGGTTAACTAATGCCTGTGCCATAACTACGAAGACCTCATAAGGGTCCCTCGCTGGACCTGCTAACCAAAGAGTTGCATAGCTATGTACAACGATTAGCGTGTATACATCAAGTTTTGTTTGAACAGGTGAAAGGAGCCACAGACAAAAGAAATCCCACACCAGACTAAGAAGCGCAGATACAGCCTGGAGGCTGTTTGTATCTGAAGGTCTAACAGCGTCAGTGGGACATATTCAGCATTATATGTCACCATAAGTGACCAGGGGATCAATATATTATAATTCATTATGTAGTATCACAATGAATCATGTAGCATTATTGTTTGGATACTGCCTTCAACTGCAAAACCATACTGCTCTGAAGATTATTTAAAAAGCTCACATGCATTATTTGTACTAGTAACCTCTCAGTGTGGGCTTACCCTCTACCACATGCAAAAGGCTTGACCATGTGATGACTACACTCATTTCCTTATTTGTGGATGACATTAGTCACCCAAGGGGGGGATTGTGGAAGTGGGAAATGATTGTAGTGTGTGGAAGCTGTCATATCATACTGTGGAGGTGCATTACTGTATTACTATCACTACATGTATCATTACCTATTATGTACTACTATTTTATTGCCAGCATAATCCCATGCACGGTGATTTCACAATGGCACACACGCAAGTCATTATGCAAACATGCAATCATTAATTGAGCTCTGACTCAACTGTCACTTACATATGCCTTGGTTACTGTGCAAACACATTTGGTGTGACTAATTAGGTGACTAATTGAGAAAGATATTTGGCGGTGGCTGAGAGCTGGATGAGAGGCCTGAGAACCGTGTAAACTAAATCTCCCTGGTTTCGAGAGTGACACTGATGGGAGTGACACTGAAGTGATCCCTAGAGATTGTATTAGTTGTATAACTAACAGCCATACAGCTGCCAGGTCACTGAGACCTGGCATCAATTAGAAGGAAAACAGAGCATGCAAAACAGGATAACTATTggattaaaaatacacattttcaaGGACAGTCTATTGTGTAAGGATGTTCCAAATCTCACGTCTTTGCCTTTCCCAAACAAATCTTTCCAGGAGTCTAGCAGCAACCAACCAGATTAGTATAGAAAATATTGAGGCTTTTCTTTGCAGGGCACTTGCTCTTGCAACAACTTGGTTTGCTTGAGCTTATTGTTAGTGTAAATAAACCAACGAATTGTACTCAGTCTCCGTGGTTCATTTGTTGAGAAAATCTCTAAGAGGCCCATCACTATATGTGAGGGTTGTGGTACCTCACCTACACATCAGTTCTACGTTGGATAGTCTATTGATGTAGCCCCGATCAacgagagggaaaaaaaaacaaaaatccaccaCAACCGAAAAACTTTGAGGATGGTAATTCAAGTGAAGGTCCACAGCAAGAGCCTCTGTATAGCACAAcaagaaactgttaaaaaaaatgggaaacCACTGTTTTGGGAAAGATGGATCAATTCAGGCATACAGGTTATGGACAATGGGGAGATCTTTAGTTCTTTTGAGGATCTCAAAAATAAGCATGATCTGCCTACCTCAGACTTCTGAATATTCTTACAAATTAGatagaaaatttaaatttggttGTATGACCGGAATCTAGGATCtcttttctaaaaagaaaacacacacattttcgGTTGTAAAGGTTTTATGAATACATTAGAAGCATTCAGTTGCCAGTGTTGAAAGGGGTAAAAATGAGGTGGGAAAGGGATACTGGCCAAGGCATTCCAGATGACAGTTTGAAAAAAGCAGGTTTTATTGCTGACAGTACAgggcctttttcttttttctttttttcttttgtttttgtgtttgtttctctttggttgctgtttttattttgtatagtTTTCATTAATTGGTTTGGTCTTGCTTTGTTTGAATCACTGTCATCGTGAATTCGGGTCTGGTCACTTAACTTATATTTATGAACCACATGACTGATATTGCAGAGACTGGTGTTGCGTAGTTATTACTAGActggtttgttgtttgtttgtctcttaaatatttttaattcgttaacaaaaacaaataaatatgacaaTTTGTAATCAAACTGTATGgtggttgaatttttttttttgtcaaaaatatcaaaaatattttaaaaaattacatgagAAAAGTCTTTCGGAAAGAGGACTCACCGATGTGTCTGGCAAACATAACGCTATCTCAGGTAACACTGGCTCATCAGTGTTGGTTGCGGCCCATTTTTGCCAACTCTTCTCAGTCTCGATATCTGGTGTCCAGATTTGATTATCAGAAACTGATAACatggctgaatttttttttactttacattaaCTGATAAACAGTGACAAAGCACACTCAGAAACATTCAAAGTCCCGGCCCACCTGATTGTTTGcgtaactgttttttttcttgcagcagTATGAAAATCTGAAGTCCAGGttctttccctctcactctctggtcctgctgctctcttctttttttcacgACTCCTCTCTCATTTTTTGACACTAATCTTTGCAGCAAAAATGGCAACAGCTTCGAAAGGTAGGTACATAAGTCAATATGGGAGTGCTCATATGTGCAACTGGGATGTTTTAATGAGTTTTTCATAGCATTGTATAAGTATAGTCAGGTAGGtcataaaacaaacatcagaaaacaatgtaAATGAACCTCACATTAACATATTTTACTTGAATTTTATGAGATTATTTACGTGatcattaaatgttttcaaatttgagaGCTTTTTATGTTAGTGTATGTGATGTTAATTCAGTGGCTGAAGTGTGGATGGGTGTAATATACCAAGTTTACGCCTGACAAcactataaataaatgtttcagtgctctcatgttcagtgttttaatgtaattatcTTTGCACATGTATTAATTATTTCACCAAAATCAACttagaattattattttcactgctataaaaatgtataataataaaatacatttggaATCTCcgttctctctttctgtcccctCAATATGCAAGATTGCATGCCCTGTTTTGACTTGGCCGAGGTTTAAAACTATCCAGACCGTTTTTTTGTGCAACTGTGTATATTGGCAAAGCTGAATGGGGCAGTAGGCTGAAAAAAGATAATGGTGGAAGCCCAAGAATTGATTGTACTTCCAcagtggaataaaaacaaacacttgcttttcatgtaatgtttgctttttccAGCAGCCGCTGTATCAGAGACATAAAAACCccactgtatttacatgtaatttaataaaatgcatgGTGGCATATAAGTCAGTTTGACACCTTTAGATGTCTGCTTGCCTTGAAATCATAGGATAGTGACATTTGATCCACCATTCAGTCACGCATAGTAGAATGCAGAGAGATACTTGAAATTTCTGAACCTGTGCCAGGTTGATGTAGATGCTTGAAGTGTTTTAGGAAACTGCCATGTGGTGCCTTTTCCAGAAACCCATCCTTGCATAGTTTACCTGGAGCAGCAGCCAACAATGTGGTATTTCACTTTGGCTGTCACTGCCCTCTAGGTTATCAAGTGCAAGGCAGCAGCGGCCTGGGAGCCCAACAAGCCTTTGGTGATTGAGGATATAGACGTAGCTCCGCCCCAGGCCAACGACGTCCGCATCAAGGTTAGAAACCTCCACTTTCAAAAaaacacgttcacacacacagatgttctACTAAACTTGTAAGTAAGGGTTAgtgaataaatgtgttttgtggtaGGGGAGAGTCTTCTGCAGATTGTAAGGACTTTGCTAATCAGAAATCCTATGTAGTGACATAAATGGTAACcataagaataaataaaaagttaagaCAAGTCGCTGATGATGAAGCTAGAGATCTGAAAACTTAAGATTTTCTCAGCAGAGTTAACGTCATCATTCAGGGATGGCACATATGCAGTTCGCAATGATGGAGGTGGCAGATGTACCTCTCAAAATTCTTAATAATTTTTGGAACAATGGGTCCTTGATTACAGTCATAgtcagacaaaagcaggcttttCATTTCCAGCCATTTTCTAGCCATCAATTTTATCAGCTGAAACGACAACTGTCGCAGATTTCACCAGCCGTAGCCATCTAGCCAATAAGGGTAATGTTAGCTCTGTGAGTTAGTTGAAAGCAGCATCTCTGGGTgactttttatatttctatctGACTCGTTTTAAAACAAGAACCCTGTACAGGGCTCTTAATTATGgacttgatggctacatacgGTACGTGATATTGTGCGGAATGACTGAAGCTAAAGCTACATATCTCAGTGCATCTCAACACCCTCACCAGCTGATTATCCATGTagaagacatttaaataaagaaaaagcgTTGTTCTTGCATTGCAGTGTAGAGCTAGTTAGACCTAGTATTATAAATACAGTCTGATGAAGAAAAGAATCTTAACAGGTAGTTCATTGTTTACCGCCAACAGAAGACTTTCAAGAGTTTCAATTAATGCGCTATTGTTCAAATTTTCAAATagtaggttttatttttaacattacaaaataaacactttttagGGAAGAAGAAGGACCaaataaataaccaaaacaGTGTCCTGGGTAACAGGCTTGGCTGGAgttgctggagtgtaaacttccccaaatccaataaagagcagGGCAAAGCTGCTAGATAACGTTACTCTTTACTCAGATTGATTGCTAGTAGCTTCCAgggtaatatatatatatatagggtcTATACCACCATAAaaattagttagttagttacgAAATACTCCTTGGCCTTGGAAGCAATGCTCAGTTATTACTCTAGGTATTTAGCTAGACACGCTAATGTTTTCATCTTCCAtcagagcagataaacacacagtttaacccattccttacacttttgcgCTTGTgtctttggttttggaaagacTAAGACACCACCCTTGAAACTCATGCTGTTTAGGGAAATTGTTTAGCGCACTGTCGATTGCTAATGCAGctataaaaatgttcaaatgaaagAGGCATCAGAAATTAGCCGATGTGATCGTTTGCTTCGGTGTTGATTGTGGCAACTGGGGTGTGCCACACCGACCTTTACCACCTGTTTGAGGGCATGCATAAAGACGGCTTCCCAGCAGTCCTTGGCCATAAGGGAGCCAGCATTGTAGAGAGCGTCGGGCCTGGAGTCACTGAATTTCAGCCAGTTCAGTTAAAGCTTACCACCTCAGGATTAATTTCTTTCCCTGTAAGACTTAGTGGTAGCAGAGGCTAGACCAAAGCATATTTGTGCCTTTCAGTCCAGCTccaaatttgatttgtttttttgtaaactggCCCAAAATTCTTTTAACATGGCAACactgtttttgaattttatgaGACAAGGGGATTCCTCTGTTCATCTCCCAGTGCAGAGAATGTCGCTTCTGTAAGAGTCCTAAGACCAAACATGGTGAGAAAGGATGGTGAgctcatctttctcttttcatctcttgaTTTCATTCATCCAGGATGTATTCATCAGGTCGCAGACCCATTtgacagtgcattaacattttgtgcattttgtgtaACTATTGTAAGTGATGTGGGTGTCTGAGAAGGAATAAATTATTTCAACATGTTCTGGGTTTTCCTCATAACTTTAGATACCAAAATATTAACCAAACCTTACTGTTAACTCTAAATATGTATAAACaagatgacagacagacagacagacagacagatagatagatagatagatagatagatagatagatagatagatagatagatagcaaTTTAATACAAATATAGTATACTTATGTTTATGCAGTTATGTTGATATAACACAGTTAAACCTGTGTTTAACTGTGCACACTAACACAATTTAGTATCAggttgtattttcattttaataaattctcTGTTCAGGGGTGCTGATCATTATGATGTGATGGCATCAGCAGAATCCAGGTTTACCCCTAAGGGGAAAAAAGTGCTGCAGTTTATTGGAACCGGCACCTTCTCACAGTACACTATGATGAACCAGATCCCTATGGCAAAGATTGACCCCGCTTCCCCTCTGGAAAAAGTCTGTCTCCCTGGATGCGGGGTCTGTACAGGATTCGGAGCAGCAGTTAATACTGCTAAGGTGTGTATGTCTTACTGTTGGTGATAGTCCAACATGTATTGTTGAAGGATAATAGCTGCTGTATTGAATTTCTCCCTCACCCCTCTGGTAGGaaaattctaaaacaaactCAGGAACACCGTCTGAAATTGACAAGAGTAGGTTGTTTTTTCTTGCGGCAAGGGGAACAAGTTACACACAGAGAGCCTGCGgtgcaaatgttcaaaaatacagaGTTCACATGAGACTTTTAT
Coding sequences within:
- the LOC120795441 gene encoding LOW QUALITY PROTEIN: alcohol dehydrogenase 1-like (The sequence of the model RefSeq protein was modified relative to this genomic sequence to represent the inferred CDS: substituted 2 bases at 2 genomic stop codons), whose translation is MAKANSSMWIPIDNPFIHKTPNGTIIHISMVAYVATKAVKVYLDMSTTNQMTEVTEDPTTTTKSDNEEALLDIVPYKLWTKNPTEVGLVKSTGQVLIQLKPNAKLPRRKQYPLTSAQIEHIWETIIGLITTGVLEETTSPCNTSFPQKWQQLRKVIKCKAAAAWEPNKPLVIEDIDVAPPQANDVRIKPMXSFASVLIVATGVCHTDLYHLFEGMHKDGFPAVLGHKGASIVESVGPGVTEFQPGDKGIPLFISQCRECRFCKSPKTKHGEKGWGADHYDVMASAESRFTPKGKKVLQFIGTGTFSQYTMMNQIPMAKIDPASPLEKVCLPGCGVCTGFGAAVNTAKVEPGSKCAVFGLGAVGLAAVMGCEAAGAREIFALDINPEKFEKGKVFXANDFVNPKDHNKPFSHVLAEMTEGGVDHSLECVGNVGVMRRALESCVKGRGVSVLVGWTDMYDFAARPIQLIAGRTWRGSLFGGFKSMGGVPQMVKAYLDKKVKLDEFITHNMTLDQVNDALDLMKHGKRLWRPRRAVQIFTTFWRVCTKMASQPSSAISQLASKSVGPGVTDFQQGQFSVVYHFGKYSSL